A section of the Candidatus Latescibacterota bacterium genome encodes:
- a CDS encoding GWxTD domain-containing protein — MSPTLRAGRWLLATFAVLSIAAAVRGADAVDPATLPAWKRYVWQDLAPILSRGEESRLLAQPDAAALDDWVRRFWLDKDPTPTTPVNERREEHLKRLETARALYPADNAIGLDQRGKDYVLFGPPDETSEIDEWFDETGHHPARLIWIWLHPPMRATYADWNLDGEWEQAWDETPSSRPDVSYRLERAVMQDSQAEDAQLLTDLRQSDPLAYQDLMRQLAEGEIVNMLEIKNQKLLADLMGSKFRKMEAAYLENRRDRTDTYVHDFKAEPLWAVFAVDCFRGADGRSRVELTHEVRLNDLGFAYDEGRQDFAAALLRRAVFYDADERVAASVEDRQPVYAQSLEDTRRPLLLPGLAAVQLRPGDYRLALRLEDERTHRLQVFDTRVSVPGFPPDSLLISDVAFASGLQRGEAPARFAHGEWIVTPHPLHAYATDRNIQLYFEVYGLATDADGLNDYTVTYRIRPKNPVVKSSWLWTRQEADDAEAGSTFADRHGGEMARHPLSIPAAEFAEDSYVLEVEVLDRVSGASARGRGQFSVLPPSALQ; from the coding sequence ATGAGTCCGACCCTGCGCGCAGGCCGCTGGCTGCTGGCGACGTTCGCCGTGCTCTCGATCGCCGCCGCGGTCCGGGGGGCCGACGCCGTGGACCCCGCGACCCTGCCGGCGTGGAAGCGCTACGTCTGGCAGGACCTGGCGCCCATCCTGAGCCGGGGCGAGGAGTCCCGCCTCCTCGCCCAGCCCGACGCCGCCGCGCTGGACGACTGGGTCCGCCGCTTCTGGCTCGACAAGGACCCCACGCCGACCACGCCGGTCAACGAGCGGCGCGAGGAGCATCTCAAGCGCCTGGAGACCGCCCGCGCGCTGTATCCGGCGGACAACGCCATTGGACTCGACCAGCGCGGCAAGGACTACGTCCTCTTCGGCCCGCCCGACGAGACCAGCGAGATCGACGAGTGGTTCGACGAGACCGGCCACCACCCGGCGCGGCTCATCTGGATCTGGCTGCACCCGCCCATGCGCGCCACCTACGCCGACTGGAACCTCGACGGCGAGTGGGAACAGGCCTGGGACGAGACGCCGTCCTCCCGCCCGGACGTCTCCTACCGCCTCGAGCGCGCCGTGATGCAGGACAGCCAGGCCGAGGACGCGCAGCTCCTCACCGACCTACGCCAGAGCGATCCCCTGGCCTACCAGGACCTGATGCGGCAGCTCGCCGAGGGCGAGATCGTCAACATGCTCGAGATCAAGAACCAGAAGCTGCTCGCCGACCTCATGGGCAGCAAGTTCCGCAAGATGGAGGCGGCGTACCTGGAGAACCGGCGGGATCGCACGGACACCTACGTGCACGATTTCAAGGCCGAGCCGCTCTGGGCGGTCTTCGCGGTGGACTGCTTTCGCGGCGCCGATGGACGCAGCCGCGTCGAGCTGACCCACGAGGTGCGGCTCAACGATCTCGGCTTCGCCTACGACGAGGGACGCCAGGACTTCGCGGCCGCGCTGCTGCGGCGGGCCGTCTTCTACGACGCCGACGAGCGCGTCGCCGCGAGCGTGGAGGACCGCCAGCCCGTCTACGCGCAGTCCCTGGAGGACACGCGCCGCCCCCTGCTCCTGCCGGGCCTGGCGGCGGTGCAGCTGCGGCCCGGCGACTATCGCCTGGCGCTGCGGCTGGAGGACGAACGCACGCACCGGCTGCAGGTTTTCGACACGCGCGTGAGCGTGCCGGGCTTCCCGCCGGACAGCCTCCTGATCAGCGACGTCGCCTTCGCCAGCGGCCTCCAGCGCGGCGAGGCGCCCGCCCGCTTCGCGCACGGCGAATGGATCGTGACGCCCCATCCCCTCCACGCCTACGCCACCGACCGGAACATCCAGCTCTACTTCGAGGTCTATGGCCTCGCCACCGACGCCGACGGACTGAACGACTACACCGTCACCTACCGCATCCGGCCGAAGAACCCCGTGGTCAAGAGCTCCTGGCTCTGGACGCGGCAGGAGGCGGACGACGCCGAGGCGGGCAGCACCTTCGCCGACCGCCACGGCGGCGAGATGGCCCGCCATCCGCTCAGCATTCCCGCCGCCGAGTTCGCCGAGGACAGCTACGTGCTGGAGGTGGAGGTGCTCGACCGGGTCAGCGGCGCCAGCGCGCGCGGGCGCGGCCAGTTCAGCGTGCTGCCGCCCAGCGCGCTGCAGTAG
- a CDS encoding phosphate/phosphite/phosphonate ABC transporter substrate-binding protein — protein MARRAVVLALLVLLLLPAVAIATPGDADQPLRIGFNGGDSPGIIRIKSNAFAAFLEERTGLRATPVIAESYSQLIRSIAEGKVDFAFLSPLGYVTASQVADAQILLKCVRGGQPYYWSVILVRRDSGIRSLGDLKGKRIAFTHLGSTSGYVVPMSALLGEGIDPDHFFAEITYAGGHSAVIRDILAGKVDAGATFADDPQGKAGAWTAEEFISAAEARQLQPIFFSPPIPGDTFTVTAPMLTEHPGVVAKVKSALLAMGDDHSGHTILSDLYSIDSLVEGVDADYEPVREAFAAVRNR, from the coding sequence ATGGCCCGCCGCGCCGTCGTTCTCGCCCTGCTCGTTCTCCTGCTCCTGCCCGCGGTCGCGATCGCCACCCCCGGCGACGCCGACCAGCCGCTGCGCATCGGCTTCAACGGCGGCGACAGCCCGGGCATCATCCGCATCAAGTCCAACGCCTTCGCCGCCTTCCTCGAGGAGCGCACGGGGCTGCGCGCCACGCCGGTGATCGCCGAGAGCTACAGCCAGCTCATCCGCTCCATCGCCGAGGGCAAGGTGGACTTCGCCTTCCTGTCGCCGCTGGGCTACGTCACCGCCTCGCAGGTGGCGGACGCGCAGATCCTCCTGAAGTGCGTGCGCGGCGGTCAGCCCTACTACTGGAGCGTGATCCTGGTGCGGCGGGACAGCGGCATCAGGTCCCTGGGCGATCTCAAGGGCAAGCGCATCGCCTTCACGCACCTCGGCTCGACCTCCGGCTACGTGGTGCCCATGAGCGCGCTGCTGGGCGAGGGCATCGACCCCGACCACTTCTTCGCGGAGATCACCTACGCCGGCGGGCACAGCGCCGTGATCCGCGACATCCTCGCCGGCAAGGTCGACGCCGGCGCCACCTTCGCCGACGACCCCCAGGGCAAGGCCGGCGCCTGGACCGCCGAGGAGTTCATCAGCGCCGCCGAGGCCCGGCAGCTTCAGCCCATCTTCTTCTCGCCCCCCATTCCCGGAGACACCTTCACGGTCACGGCGCCCATGCTCACCGAGCACCCCGGCGTGGTGGCCAAGGTGAAGTCGGCGCTGCTCGCCATGGGCGACGACCACAGCGGCCACACCATCCTCAGCGACCTCTACAGCATCGACAGCCTGGTGGAGGGCGTGGACGCGGACTACGAGCCCGTGCGCGAGGCCTTCGCGGCCGTGCGCAACCGCTAG
- a CDS encoding acylphosphatase — translation MERRSYSITGRVQGVGYRAFARTVARGLGLAGWVSNRPDGSVEVLAEGTPRALANLEARLREGPPGAVVTAVARGDAAGEERFSPGDFEIRFG, via the coding sequence ATGGAACGCAGAAGCTACTCGATCACCGGACGCGTGCAGGGCGTGGGCTACCGGGCCTTCGCGCGGACGGTGGCCCGCGGACTCGGTCTCGCCGGCTGGGTCTCCAATCGCCCGGACGGCTCGGTGGAAGTGCTGGCCGAGGGCACGCCGCGGGCGCTGGCCAATCTCGAGGCCCGGTTGCGGGAGGGTCCGCCCGGCGCCGTCGTGACGGCGGTCGCGCGGGGCGACGCCGCGGGCGAGGAGCGCTTCAGCCCGGGCGACTTCGAGATCCGCTTCGGCTAG
- a CDS encoding class I SAM-dependent RNA methyltransferase yields MERPLAETALPELQVESLAAGGDGVGRLEGQAVFVAGAVPGDRLRVRLGQRRARWAKAEIVEILEPGPGRRSAPCPVADDCGGCQWQQVDDALQREARRDIVLDALTRIAGLDVAALPPVDLPAPTPGLGYRRRAEYRLQSLGGGRVELGFLARGSHRLVDHERCLLLEAPLADAVASLRETLVRNLVRPAAALLELTLLEGAGGGSPELQLLATLDDAARRVLPPLLADWRPPGVGAVHVALRDAEGHTLREAQGAPFLLERVQLDAPGGQRLDYPLYTRPGEFVQASRAANRQLLDALLGIFDPGGEPWVLDLFCGAGNLSLPLALLGAKVLGLETRRSALRSARKSARDARCARARFRAGEVAELLPELAADGRKYRTVLLDPPRQGAPELEAQLDPLGVEEIIAVSCHPASFARDLGGWVGRGFALRELQLFDFFPQTHHVELLARLTRA; encoded by the coding sequence ATGGAACGCCCGCTCGCCGAGACCGCCCTGCCGGAACTGCAGGTGGAGAGCCTTGCCGCCGGCGGCGACGGCGTGGGACGGCTGGAGGGGCAGGCCGTGTTCGTCGCCGGCGCCGTGCCCGGCGACCGCCTGCGCGTGCGGCTGGGTCAGCGCCGCGCGCGCTGGGCGAAGGCGGAGATCGTCGAGATCCTGGAGCCCGGCCCCGGACGCCGGAGCGCGCCCTGCCCGGTGGCCGACGACTGCGGCGGCTGCCAGTGGCAGCAGGTCGATGACGCGCTGCAGCGCGAGGCGCGCCGGGACATCGTGCTGGACGCCCTCACGCGCATCGCCGGGCTGGACGTCGCCGCGCTGCCGCCCGTGGACCTGCCGGCCCCGACGCCCGGCCTCGGCTACCGCCGCCGGGCGGAGTACCGCCTGCAGAGCCTGGGCGGCGGGCGCGTCGAGCTGGGCTTCCTGGCCCGGGGCAGCCACCGTCTCGTGGACCACGAGCGCTGCCTGCTGCTCGAGGCGCCGCTGGCCGACGCGGTGGCGAGTCTGCGGGAGACCCTCGTGCGGAACCTCGTCCGTCCGGCCGCCGCGCTGCTCGAGCTGACCCTGCTGGAGGGCGCCGGCGGCGGCTCGCCGGAGCTGCAGCTGCTGGCCACCCTGGACGACGCCGCGCGCCGCGTCCTCCCGCCGCTCCTGGCCGACTGGCGTCCGCCGGGCGTGGGGGCCGTGCACGTCGCGCTGCGGGACGCCGAGGGCCACACGCTTCGCGAGGCCCAGGGCGCGCCCTTCCTGCTCGAGCGCGTGCAGCTGGACGCCCCCGGCGGCCAGCGCCTGGACTACCCGCTCTACACGCGGCCGGGGGAGTTCGTGCAGGCGAGCCGGGCCGCGAATCGCCAGCTGCTCGACGCCCTGCTCGGCATCTTCGATCCCGGCGGCGAGCCCTGGGTGCTGGACCTCTTCTGCGGCGCGGGCAACCTGAGCCTGCCGCTGGCGCTGCTCGGCGCCAAGGTGCTCGGGCTGGAGACGCGCCGCAGCGCCCTGCGCAGCGCCCGCAAGTCGGCCCGCGACGCGCGCTGCGCGCGCGCCCGCTTCCGCGCCGGCGAGGTGGCGGAGCTGCTGCCCGAGCTGGCCGCCGACGGACGCAAGTACCGCACGGTTCTGCTCGATCCGCCGCGCCAGGGCGCTCCGGAGCTGGAGGCGCAGCTGGATCCGCTGGGCGTGGAGGAGATCATCGCCGTCAGCTGCCACCCGGCGAGCTTCGCACGCGACCTGGGCGGCTGGGTGGGCCGCGGCTTCGCGCTGCGCGAGCTCCAGCTCTTCGACTTCTTCCCGCAGACCCATCACGTGGAACTGCTGGCCCGCCTCACCCGGGCCTAG
- a CDS encoding NADP-dependent malic enzyme codes for MSDSGDKRDALRQAALDYHAGGERRGKIEVVSTKPCVTQRDLSLAYTPGVAQPCLDIAEDPRLARQYTAKGNLVAVISNGTAVLGLGNIGALAGKPVMEGKGVLFKRFADIDVFDIELDQNDPEAMIAAVRAMEPTFGGINLEDIKAPECFEIEERLKAEMNIPVFHDDQHGTAIISGAALINALELVEKDISKIKVVFSGAGAAGIACANFYVSLGVRPENVLMVDSKGVLWKGRGDEGRNKYKDKYYRETKARTLADAMAGADAFCGVSVKDTLTADMVKSMGDKPIIFAMANPDPEITYPEAKAARPDCIMATGRSDYPNQVNNVLGFPFIFRGALDVEATAINEEMKLAAAHALARLAKEEVPESVKRAYDDSELSFGPEYIIPKPFDPRVLVWEASAVAEAAMATGVAQQPIDLEEYRERLLERLDWSREVMRKFHVLARRDPKRIVFPEGTHPKVVWAASEVASEGIARPVLLGRADEIRSRFEELHHDAEGVEIVEPKSSPQMDEYIKAYYKLRQRKGVTQSRAQHDLRDYFVFGTMMVKQGHADGMVAGVSVNYPQVLKPALQIIGPRQGGRLVAGMYMLVHEHKLYCLADCSVNIAPKAEDLAEIALLAATELDRLHIVPRIAMLSFANFGSVREPETEKVAEAVRLIREQRPYLVVDGPVQADVALDQAMLREYFPFTELKGRANLLVFPNLDAGNIALKLLQKFSSAHTYGPIMLGMDKPIHLVVRGSDVSSIVNLTAIATVDAQTVAHREQQLREALNYAT; via the coding sequence ATGTCGGATTCCGGGGACAAGCGGGACGCCCTCCGGCAGGCGGCCCTGGACTACCACGCCGGCGGCGAGCGCCGCGGCAAGATCGAGGTCGTCTCCACCAAGCCCTGCGTGACCCAGCGCGATCTCTCCCTGGCCTACACTCCCGGCGTGGCGCAGCCCTGTCTCGACATCGCGGAGGACCCGCGCCTCGCCCGCCAGTACACGGCCAAGGGCAACCTCGTCGCCGTGATCAGCAACGGCACGGCGGTGCTGGGTCTCGGCAACATCGGCGCGCTGGCGGGCAAGCCCGTCATGGAGGGCAAGGGCGTCCTCTTCAAGCGCTTCGCCGACATCGACGTCTTCGACATCGAGCTGGACCAGAACGACCCCGAGGCGATGATCGCCGCGGTCCGGGCCATGGAGCCCACCTTCGGCGGCATCAACCTCGAGGACATCAAGGCCCCCGAGTGCTTCGAGATCGAGGAGCGGCTCAAGGCCGAGATGAACATCCCCGTCTTCCACGACGACCAGCACGGCACGGCCATCATCTCGGGCGCGGCGCTGATCAACGCGCTGGAGCTGGTGGAGAAGGACATCAGCAAGATCAAGGTGGTCTTCAGCGGCGCCGGCGCGGCGGGCATCGCCTGCGCGAACTTCTACGTGTCGCTGGGCGTGCGCCCCGAGAACGTGCTGATGGTGGACAGCAAGGGCGTGCTCTGGAAGGGGCGTGGCGACGAGGGGCGGAACAAGTACAAGGACAAGTACTACCGCGAGACCAAGGCCCGCACGCTGGCCGACGCCATGGCGGGCGCCGACGCCTTCTGCGGCGTCTCGGTGAAGGACACGCTGACGGCCGACATGGTGAAGTCGATGGGGGACAAGCCCATCATCTTCGCCATGGCCAACCCGGATCCCGAGATCACCTATCCCGAGGCCAAGGCCGCGCGGCCGGACTGCATCATGGCCACGGGCCGCAGCGACTATCCGAACCAGGTGAACAACGTGCTCGGCTTTCCCTTCATCTTCCGCGGCGCGCTGGACGTGGAGGCCACGGCCATCAACGAGGAGATGAAGCTCGCGGCGGCGCACGCACTGGCCCGGCTGGCCAAGGAGGAAGTGCCCGAGTCGGTGAAGCGCGCCTACGACGACAGCGAGCTGAGCTTCGGGCCCGAGTACATCATCCCCAAGCCCTTCGACCCGCGCGTGCTGGTCTGGGAGGCTTCCGCGGTGGCCGAGGCCGCCATGGCCACGGGCGTGGCGCAGCAGCCCATCGACCTCGAGGAGTATCGCGAGCGCCTGCTCGAGCGCCTCGACTGGTCGCGCGAGGTCATGCGCAAGTTCCACGTGCTCGCGCGGCGCGATCCGAAGCGCATCGTCTTCCCCGAGGGCACGCATCCCAAGGTGGTCTGGGCTGCCAGCGAGGTGGCCAGCGAGGGCATCGCGCGCCCGGTGCTGCTCGGCCGCGCGGACGAGATCCGCAGCCGCTTCGAGGAGCTGCACCACGACGCCGAGGGCGTGGAGATCGTCGAACCCAAGAGCTCTCCGCAGATGGACGAGTACATCAAGGCCTACTACAAGCTGCGTCAGCGCAAGGGCGTTACCCAGTCGCGGGCGCAGCACGACCTGCGCGACTACTTCGTCTTCGGCACGATGATGGTCAAGCAGGGCCATGCCGACGGCATGGTGGCGGGCGTCAGCGTGAACTATCCGCAGGTGCTGAAGCCGGCGCTGCAGATCATCGGACCGCGGCAGGGCGGGCGACTGGTGGCGGGCATGTACATGCTGGTCCACGAGCACAAGCTCTACTGCTTGGCCGACTGCTCGGTGAACATCGCGCCCAAGGCCGAGGATCTGGCGGAGATCGCCCTGCTCGCCGCCACGGAGCTGGATCGCCTGCACATCGTGCCCCGCATCGCCATGCTCTCCTTCGCCAACTTCGGCTCGGTGCGCGAGCCCGAGACGGAGAAGGTCGCCGAGGCCGTCCGGCTGATCAGGGAGCAGCGGCCCTACCTGGTCGTCGACGGTCCCGTGCAGGCCGACGTCGCCCTGGACCAGGCGATGCTGCGCGAGTACTTCCCCTTCACCGAGCTGAAGGGCCGGGCCAACCTGCTGGTCTTCCCCAACCTGGACGCGGGCAACATCGCGCTCAAGCTGCTCCAGAAGTTCAGCAGCGCCCACACCTACGGCCCGATCATGCTGGGCATGGACAAGCCCATCCACCTGGTCGTGCGCGGCAGCGACGTGAGCAGCATCGTCAACCTCACGGCGATCGCCACGGTGGACGCCCAGACGGTGGCCCACCGCGAGCAGCAGCTCCGCGAGGCGCTGAACTACGCCACCTAG
- the efp gene encoding elongation factor P, translating into MKIIATQIRAGQVHQVDGELFRVADMTHVTPGKGPAHVQVKMKNLQTGTNKEVRYGSSDKVEKVDVLSRKMTYSYQDGSDYVFMDDETYEQVHMPGDLISDALPYLVENTTVDVQSFEGRVLGIDLPKVVEMTIVETPPEVKGATATAQTKPATLETGLVVTVPGFVGSGTRIRVDTATGKYLERA; encoded by the coding sequence ATGAAGATCATCGCCACCCAGATTCGCGCCGGCCAGGTTCACCAGGTCGACGGTGAGCTGTTCCGGGTCGCCGACATGACCCACGTGACCCCGGGCAAGGGGCCGGCCCACGTGCAGGTGAAGATGAAGAACCTGCAGACCGGCACCAACAAGGAGGTCCGCTACGGGTCCTCCGACAAGGTGGAGAAGGTGGACGTCCTGAGCCGCAAGATGACCTACAGCTACCAGGACGGCAGCGACTACGTCTTCATGGACGACGAGACCTACGAGCAGGTCCACATGCCCGGCGACCTGATCAGCGACGCGCTGCCCTACCTCGTGGAGAACACCACCGTGGACGTCCAGTCCTTCGAGGGGCGCGTGCTCGGCATCGATCTGCCGAAGGTGGTGGAGATGACCATCGTGGAGACGCCCCCCGAGGTGAAGGGCGCCACGGCCACCGCCCAGACCAAGCCCGCCACCCTCGAGACCGGGCTGGTGGTCACCGTCCCGGGCTTCGTGGGCTCCGGCACGCGCATCCGGGTGGACACCGCCACCGGCAAGTACCTCGAGCGCGCCTGA
- a CDS encoding histone deacetylase: MFTDPSGLAHDTGRGHPERPGRLAALERLFAGLDRERFPWSRAAEPAAEDTLLAVHTAGHLQRVRALCAAGPGYFDPDTPVVPASWDAALRAAGATAEAARAVARGDARRAFVAVRPPGHHAEPGRAMGFCLFNNVAVAARALQDEGLAGKVAIVDFDVHHGNGTQEAFWEDPSVLYASCHQSPLFPGTGRRNEVGAGPGLDFTVNRPLTPGSGDEQVLHWVEGELTTVLRHYKPNFMLVSAGYDAHAADPLAQLEMSTEGYRKLTAHLAALADELCDGRLVATLEGGYELGSLTESVAATLESFAG; this comes from the coding sequence CTGTTCACCGACCCCAGCGGGCTCGCCCACGACACGGGGCGAGGACACCCGGAGCGGCCCGGCCGCCTCGCGGCCCTGGAGCGGCTCTTCGCGGGGCTGGACCGCGAGCGCTTCCCCTGGAGCCGCGCGGCCGAGCCCGCCGCCGAGGACACGCTGCTGGCCGTGCACACCGCCGGCCACCTGCAGCGGGTGCGCGCGCTCTGTGCCGCGGGCCCCGGCTACTTCGACCCCGACACGCCGGTGGTGCCGGCCAGCTGGGACGCCGCCCTCCGCGCCGCCGGCGCCACCGCGGAGGCCGCGCGGGCCGTGGCCCGTGGCGACGCGCGCCGCGCCTTCGTCGCCGTGCGCCCGCCGGGCCACCACGCCGAGCCCGGCCGCGCCATGGGCTTCTGCCTGTTCAACAACGTCGCCGTGGCCGCCCGGGCGCTCCAGGACGAGGGCCTGGCGGGCAAGGTCGCCATCGTAGACTTCGACGTCCACCACGGCAACGGCACCCAGGAGGCCTTCTGGGAAGATCCCTCCGTGCTCTACGCGAGCTGTCACCAGTCGCCGCTCTTCCCGGGCACGGGGCGGCGCAACGAGGTGGGGGCGGGTCCGGGCCTCGACTTCACGGTGAACCGTCCGCTGACCCCGGGCAGCGGCGACGAGCAGGTGCTGCACTGGGTCGAAGGGGAGCTGACCACGGTGCTGCGGCACTACAAGCCGAACTTCATGCTGGTCTCCGCGGGCTACGACGCCCACGCGGCCGACCCCCTGGCCCAGCTCGAGATGAGCACCGAGGGCTACCGCAAGCTGACGGCCCACCTTGCCGCCCTGGCGGACGAACTCTGCGACGGCCGCCTGGTGGCCACGCTGGAGGGCGGCTACGAGCTGGGCTCGCTCACCGAGTCCGTGGCGGCCACGCTCGAGTCCTTTGCCGGCTAG
- a CDS encoding SDR family oxidoreductase, whose protein sequence is MTSQPSSLKGQWALILGASSGFGAASSLALARAGCNVAGVHLDRKATLPKVQALIAEIEALGVKALFFNVNASSQDKRAEVFDALRGAGVERVKVLLHSLAFGSLLPFFPVPGGAEEEAKFMGRDRMEMTLDVMAHSLVYWTQELLDAGLLGEGGRIFSMTSSGGARVMPSYGAVSAAKAALESHTRQMAMELAPRGITVNALRAGVTDTPALRMIPGNARILDMARERNPAGRLTTPEDVAGALVALSGPGTDWITGNVIGVDGGEDIVG, encoded by the coding sequence ATGACCAGCCAACCCTCCAGCCTCAAGGGCCAGTGGGCCCTCATCCTCGGCGCGTCCAGCGGCTTTGGCGCGGCCAGCTCCCTGGCCCTGGCGCGGGCGGGCTGCAACGTGGCCGGCGTCCACCTGGACCGCAAGGCCACCCTGCCCAAGGTCCAGGCGCTGATCGCGGAGATCGAGGCGCTGGGCGTGAAGGCGCTCTTCTTCAACGTCAACGCCTCCAGCCAGGACAAGCGCGCCGAGGTCTTCGACGCGCTGCGCGGCGCCGGCGTCGAGCGCGTCAAAGTTCTGCTGCACAGCCTGGCCTTCGGCTCGCTGCTCCCCTTCTTCCCCGTGCCGGGGGGCGCGGAGGAGGAGGCCAAGTTCATGGGCCGCGACCGCATGGAGATGACCCTCGACGTCATGGCCCACAGCCTCGTCTACTGGACCCAGGAACTGCTGGACGCGGGGCTGCTGGGCGAGGGCGGGCGGATCTTCTCCATGACCTCGTCGGGCGGCGCGCGGGTGATGCCCAGCTACGGCGCGGTGAGCGCGGCCAAGGCGGCCCTGGAGAGCCACACGCGGCAGATGGCCATGGAGCTGGCGCCGCGGGGGATCACCGTGAACGCGCTGCGCGCGGGCGTCACCGACACCCCCGCCCTGCGCATGATCCCGGGCAACGCGCGGATCCTCGACATGGCCAGGGAGCGCAACCCCGCCGGTCGCCTCACCACCCCGGAGGACGTGGCCGGCGCCCTCGTCGCCCTCTCGGGGCCCGGCACCGACTGGATCACGGGCAACGTCATCGGCGTGGACGGCGGCGAGGACATCGTCGGCTGA
- a CDS encoding dethiobiotin synthase: MEANSERNEDTHDDQHQPFVHCVREVEAGDVLPVGLRVGHEQEHPDAPDHFIDALRLYDGDHLLAEVRFAQGLLGPAGGNPAISLNLVPEAGTLALRAEAHCTRHGDFRSEAVEVRVNEAEADV; the protein is encoded by the coding sequence ATGGAAGCCAATAGCGAACGCAACGAAGACACCCACGACGACCAGCACCAGCCCTTCGTGCACTGCGTGCGCGAGGTGGAGGCCGGCGACGTCCTGCCGGTGGGCCTTCGCGTCGGCCACGAGCAGGAGCACCCGGACGCGCCCGACCACTTCATCGACGCCCTGCGCCTCTACGACGGCGACCACCTGCTCGCCGAGGTCCGCTTCGCCCAGGGCCTGCTCGGCCCGGCCGGCGGCAACCCCGCGATCTCGCTCAACCTGGTCCCCGAGGCCGGGACGCTGGCCCTGCGCGCCGAGGCCCACTGCACGCGGCACGGCGATTTTCGCAGCGAGGCGGTGGAGGTCCGGGTGAATGAAGCCGAGGCCGACGTCTGA